The following proteins are co-located in the Bradyrhizobium sp. AZCC 2176 genome:
- a CDS encoding NUDIX domain-containing protein, whose translation MTVSDRVRVKNVEILSDRHYRLNEVEFDYRRGNGEWQTQKREVFDRGHAATLLPYNVASRTVVLTRQFRLPPYLAGHDDLLIEAAAGMLDDASPEERIRAEAEEEIGYRLHDVRKVFEAFMSPGSVTEKLHFFIAEYDAAMRVGDGGGLAEEGEDIEVLEVPIDQALAMIADGRIVDAKTIMLLQYAALHVFR comes from the coding sequence ATGACCGTCTCCGATCGTGTCCGCGTCAAGAATGTCGAGATCCTATCCGACCGGCATTATCGGCTGAACGAAGTCGAGTTCGACTATCGCCGCGGCAACGGCGAATGGCAGACGCAGAAGCGGGAAGTTTTCGACCGCGGCCATGCCGCGACGCTGCTGCCGTACAATGTCGCAAGCCGCACCGTCGTGCTGACGCGGCAATTCCGCCTGCCGCCCTACCTTGCCGGTCATGACGATCTCCTGATCGAAGCCGCCGCCGGCATGCTCGACGACGCCTCGCCCGAGGAGCGGATTCGTGCGGAGGCGGAAGAGGAAATCGGCTACCGGCTGCACGACGTGCGCAAGGTGTTCGAGGCCTTCATGAGCCCCGGTTCGGTCACCGAGAAGCTGCACTTCTTCATCGCCGAATACGACGCTGCGATGCGGGTCGGCGACGGCGGCGGCCTCGCCGAGGAAGGCGAAGACATCGAGGTGCTGGAAGTGCCGATCGATCAGGCGCTCGCGATGATCGCAGATGGCCGCATCGTCGATGCCAAGACCATCATGCTGCTGCAATACGCCGCGCTGCATGTTTTCAGGTGA
- a CDS encoding FAD-binding oxidoreductase, with the protein MNIVQGSKQVSVPPLPPELIAKFRAVVGDKYAVTDAADIAPYVTEERDLFHGRSPLVLRPGSTAEVSEICKLASERKIALVPQGGNTGLVGGQTPHHGEVVVSLRRLDKIREIDPASNTMTCEAGVVLQIAQQRAAEVDRLFPLSLGAEGSCTIGGNLSTNAGGTTALAYGVAREMALGLEVVLADGRILNGLSKLKKDNTGYDLRNLFIGAEGTLGIITAATLKLFPKPHAVETAYVGLKSPAQALKLLSIAQNEAAGSLTSFELLADIAVDFSLRHGIDIRDPLTSKHPWYVLMELSSSRDDASAALESILAKGMEEGIVDDAVIAANLSQRAGFWKLRDEMSAAQKPEGGSIKHDISVPVAAVPAFIEEANAAVVKLIPGSRPVPFGHLGDGNIHYNVSQPIGGNTADFMSRWHEVNEVVFAIVLRMGGSISAEHGIGVLKRDELPDVKDKVAIELMRGIKAMLDPLGIMNPGKVL; encoded by the coding sequence ATGAATATCGTCCAAGGCTCCAAGCAAGTTTCCGTGCCGCCGCTTCCTCCCGAGTTGATCGCGAAATTTCGCGCGGTTGTCGGCGACAAATATGCGGTGACCGATGCGGCCGATATTGCGCCCTACGTCACCGAGGAACGCGACCTGTTTCACGGCCGCTCGCCATTGGTGTTGCGGCCCGGCTCCACGGCGGAAGTGTCTGAGATCTGCAAGCTCGCCAGCGAGCGCAAAATCGCGCTGGTGCCGCAGGGCGGCAATACCGGTCTCGTCGGCGGACAGACTCCGCATCATGGCGAAGTGGTCGTCTCGCTGCGGCGGCTGGACAAGATCCGCGAGATCGATCCCGCGTCCAACACCATGACCTGCGAGGCCGGCGTGGTGTTGCAGATCGCGCAGCAGCGCGCGGCCGAAGTCGACCGCCTGTTCCCGCTGTCGCTCGGCGCGGAAGGAAGCTGCACCATCGGCGGCAATCTCTCCACCAACGCCGGCGGCACGACGGCGCTGGCCTATGGCGTGGCGCGCGAGATGGCGCTCGGGCTGGAGGTGGTGTTGGCCGATGGCCGGATCCTGAACGGGCTGTCGAAGCTGAAGAAAGACAATACCGGTTACGATTTGCGCAACCTCTTCATCGGCGCCGAGGGCACGCTCGGCATCATCACCGCGGCGACGCTAAAGCTGTTTCCGAAGCCGCATGCGGTGGAGACCGCCTATGTCGGCCTCAAATCGCCGGCGCAGGCGCTGAAGCTGCTGTCGATCGCGCAGAACGAGGCGGCCGGCAGCCTCACCAGCTTCGAACTGCTCGCCGACATCGCGGTCGATTTCAGCCTGCGCCACGGCATCGACATCCGCGATCCGCTGACATCAAAGCACCCCTGGTACGTGCTGATGGAATTGTCGTCCTCACGCGACGACGCCAGCGCCGCGCTGGAATCCATCCTCGCCAAGGGCATGGAGGAAGGCATTGTCGACGACGCGGTGATCGCGGCGAACCTCTCGCAGCGTGCCGGATTCTGGAAACTGCGCGACGAAATGTCGGCGGCACAGAAGCCGGAAGGCGGATCGATCAAGCACGATATCTCGGTGCCGGTTGCCGCCGTGCCCGCCTTCATCGAGGAAGCCAATGCCGCGGTGGTAAAACTCATTCCAGGCTCGCGGCCGGTGCCGTTCGGCCATCTCGGCGACGGCAACATCCACTACAATGTCAGCCAGCCGATCGGCGGCAACACCGCCGACTTCATGTCGCGCTGGCATGAGGTCAACGAAGTCGTGTTCGCGATCGTGCTGCGGATGGGCGGATCGATTTCGGCCGAGCACGGCATCGGCGTGCTCAAGCGCGACGAACTGCCCGACGTCAAGGACAAGGTGGCGATCGAACTGATGCGCGGCATCAAGGCGATGCTCGATCCGCTCGGCATCATGAATCCGGGCAAGGTGCTGTGA
- a CDS encoding GNAT family acetyltransferase, translated as MPALAIADIADADVAIVIALWQACGLTRPWNDPASDIALARREPNSTILIGRDGDAIVATAMVGHDGHRGWVYYVATDPDRRAKGYGRAIMNAAEDWLRAAGIPKLQLLVRPENSGVAAFYKSIGFGEQQILFFTKWLDGREPPR; from the coding sequence ATTCCCGCGCTCGCCATCGCCGACATTGCGGATGCCGATGTCGCCATCGTGATCGCGCTGTGGCAGGCCTGCGGCCTGACGCGGCCGTGGAACGATCCCGCCAGTGACATCGCGCTCGCCCGCCGCGAGCCGAATTCAACGATCCTGATCGGCCGCGACGGTGACGCGATCGTGGCGACCGCGATGGTCGGCCATGACGGCCATCGCGGCTGGGTCTATTACGTCGCCACCGATCCCGATCGTCGCGCCAAAGGCTATGGCCGCGCGATCATGAACGCGGCCGAGGACTGGCTGCGCGCGGCAGGCATTCCCAAACTGCAGTTGCTGGTACGGCCGGAAAACTCAGGCGTCGCCGCGTTCTATAAATCGATCGGCTTCGGCGAGCAGCAGATTCTGTTCTTCACCAAATGGCTCGACGGCCGCGAGCCGCCGCGGTGA